A stretch of Gossypium hirsutum isolate 1008001.06 chromosome A06, Gossypium_hirsutum_v2.1, whole genome shotgun sequence DNA encodes these proteins:
- the LOC107895942 gene encoding uncharacterized protein: MATAILRHEALSLRHHSLLGSRRNPNPNPNMIMLKSNHEFSRKRNPVGFKSINKRQSESMVTKPPGKNLVMGQVKILKRGEPLVAAKEKTDRRCSDGSRGDYEVDLSLGSTNRLGPDPETMQKQIKLKEFKIGSGFYAGSSSLVSPPPSLVPVPEFLGRTARVIFNQTK; encoded by the exons ATGGCAACCGCGATTCTCCGCCATGAAGCCTTAAGCTTACGCCACCATTCCCTTCTAGGATCTCGtagaaaccctaaccctaaccctaacatgATCATGCTCAAATCTAATCACGAGTTTTCTAGAAAAAGGAACCCCGTAGGGTTCAAATCGATTAATAAAAGACAATCCGAATCCATGGTGACTAAACCCCCAGGGAAGAATCTGGTGATGGGCCAGGTCAAGATCCTGAAACGCGGTGAACCGTTGGTCGCTGCCAAGGAGAAGACCGATCGTCGGTGTTCCGATGGATCGAGGGGCGACTATGAGGTTGATTTGAGCTTGGGGTCGACGAACCGGTTGGGCCCAGATCCGGAAACGATGCAAAAGCAAATTAAGCTCAAGGAATTCAAGATTGGCAGTGGCTTTTATGCCGGCTCTTCTTCTCTCGTTTCGCCGCCGCCTAGTTTGGTTCCGGTCCCTGAATTTTTGGGAAGGACAGCAAGG GTtatctttaatcaaacaaaatga